In one window of Dokdonia sp. PRO95 DNA:
- a CDS encoding DUF885 domain-containing protein translates to MKHIIILLVFCISMNVCAQNSSAQLAKIIEDSQEFKWQDDLADEHPMGVFSKERFEKESAFAKAQLKKLQAITPSTLSETELISLELLMFKHQETVDYYEYERYLNPLLSDSGFHSSWNYMVRPISTYKQAVSYLNKLKALPDVVDQYLPLLREGVKKGVSQPHVIFNGYESTYDSQIVGDYKDSFYYEPFLNLPSSISGAQRDSLLVAARSAIEQQVVPSFERVKTFFETEYLPKTRTTLGVSETPNGKAYYQNRINYYTTLDITADEVHNKGLAEVARIKAEMQKIIKEINFEGSFADFLQFLRTDKQFYATSPEQLLMIARDMAKRADAQLPRFFKTLPRKPYGVAPVPDAIAPKYTTGRYVGSAKGSTNPGYYWVNTYDLPSRPVYVLPSLTVHEAVPGHHLQGSLNQELGDSIPTFRKNMYVNAYGEGWGLYCEYLAAEMGMYTTPYERFGQLTYEMWRACRLVVDTGLHAKGWTREQVVDYMSENTALSIHEINTETDRYISWPGQALAYKMGELKIRELRTLAEKELGAKFDIREFHEIILEQGTVTLAILDRRVKHWIEKNS, encoded by the coding sequence ATGAAGCATATAATTATACTGCTCGTTTTCTGTATTTCAATGAATGTTTGCGCTCAGAATTCTTCGGCGCAGCTTGCAAAAATTATAGAAGATAGTCAGGAGTTCAAGTGGCAAGATGATTTGGCAGATGAGCATCCTATGGGTGTGTTTTCAAAAGAACGGTTTGAAAAGGAGTCCGCTTTCGCGAAAGCGCAACTTAAAAAACTACAGGCTATAACACCATCAACGTTGTCTGAAACGGAGCTCATATCTCTAGAGTTACTCATGTTTAAGCATCAAGAAACGGTAGATTATTATGAATACGAACGCTATCTAAATCCGCTGTTGTCAGACTCGGGTTTCCACAGTAGTTGGAATTATATGGTGCGTCCCATAAGTACGTATAAGCAAGCTGTTTCATACCTCAATAAGCTGAAAGCGTTACCAGACGTAGTAGATCAATATTTACCATTATTGAGAGAAGGAGTAAAAAAAGGTGTCTCGCAGCCGCATGTGATTTTTAATGGATATGAGAGTACGTATGATTCACAAATTGTAGGCGATTATAAAGACAGCTTCTATTATGAGCCATTCTTAAACTTACCAAGTTCAATATCGGGAGCGCAAAGAGATTCACTATTGGTAGCTGCTAGAAGCGCAATAGAACAACAGGTTGTTCCGTCTTTTGAGCGTGTAAAAACATTCTTTGAAACAGAATATCTCCCGAAAACTCGCACTACCCTTGGAGTTTCAGAAACACCAAATGGAAAAGCATATTATCAAAACAGAATAAACTATTACACTACCCTAGATATCACCGCAGACGAGGTGCATAATAAAGGACTCGCTGAAGTTGCCCGCATCAAAGCCGAAATGCAGAAAATTATTAAGGAAATAAACTTTGAAGGCTCTTTTGCAGACTTTTTACAATTTTTGCGCACAGACAAACAGTTTTACGCCACTTCTCCAGAGCAATTACTTATGATTGCTCGCGACATGGCAAAAAGAGCAGATGCTCAGTTACCTCGATTTTTTAAGACTTTACCTCGCAAACCATACGGAGTGGCTCCAGTACCAGATGCTATTGCTCCTAAATACACGACAGGGCGATATGTAGGTAGTGCAAAGGGAAGTACAAATCCTGGATACTACTGGGTAAACACCTATGATTTACCTAGTCGTCCGGTGTATGTGCTGCCATCACTTACAGTTCATGAGGCCGTTCCTGGGCATCACTTACAAGGATCGCTTAATCAAGAGTTGGGAGATAGTATTCCAACATTTAGAAAAAATATGTATGTAAATGCATATGGTGAGGGATGGGGATTATACTGCGAATACCTCGCTGCCGAAATGGGAATGTATACAACACCGTACGAACGTTTTGGACAATTGACCTATGAAATGTGGCGTGCTTGCAGACTTGTAGTAGATACTGGATTACACGCAAAAGGCTGGACAAGGGAGCAAGTGGTAGATTATATGTCTGAAAACACAGCGCTTTCCATACATGAAATTAATACGGAGACCGATAGATATATCTCATGGCCGGGACAAGCGCTTGCTTATAAAATGGGCGAACTCAAAATAAGAGAATTGAGAACGCTAGCAGAAAAAGAGCTAGGTGCTAAGTTTGATATTAGAGAATTCCATGAGATTATCTTAGAGCAAGGAACGGTGACACTCGCTATACTTGATAGACGAGTGAAACACTGGATTGAGAAAAATAGTTAG
- a CDS encoding peptidoglycan DD-metalloendopeptidase family protein, whose protein sequence is MKYNHLYLLVFLSLFIYACGNTSSDETDAEEIYTAPPEVVKEYGYVLDDYIVERDTVQSGDSFGKILFDANVDYATIEEISDSVKSVFDTRRIRKGKPYVLLKSKDSIEAAQVFIYEQNREDYVVVDFEENVKAAAKKHPTTTYEREISGVINSNLSSTFDDLGVSVNVAYKMADIYAWTIDFFKLQKGDRFKAIYEERFVNDTIPAGIGKIKAVLFEHAGREIYAFRFANDSLAGGFDYFDENGDNLRRAFLKGPLKFNRISSRYNLKRRIKYYGYKLRPHKGTDFAGAIGTPILATADGVVTKSERRGGNGNYVKIRHNATYDTQYLHMQRRAVKVGQSVRQGDVIGTIGMTGNSGGPHVCYRFWKNGKQVDPFKEDLPASKPLDERLRPIYDSIRKPLRLQLDNIPFMSEAEMEFAQQQAEEKQQQS, encoded by the coding sequence GTGAAATATAACCACCTATATCTTTTAGTTTTTTTAAGCCTTTTTATTTATGCCTGCGGAAACACCAGCTCAGACGAGACAGATGCCGAAGAAATTTATACTGCGCCACCTGAGGTAGTCAAAGAGTACGGATACGTGCTTGATGATTATATTGTAGAACGAGATACCGTGCAATCTGGGGATAGCTTTGGAAAGATTCTTTTTGATGCAAATGTAGATTATGCAACGATAGAAGAGATTTCTGATTCTGTAAAATCAGTTTTTGATACGCGCCGTATAAGAAAAGGAAAACCTTATGTCTTACTTAAGTCTAAAGACTCTATAGAAGCTGCGCAAGTATTTATTTATGAGCAAAACAGAGAAGATTATGTTGTAGTTGATTTTGAAGAAAATGTAAAAGCTGCAGCAAAAAAGCATCCTACAACCACTTATGAACGCGAAATCTCTGGAGTAATAAATAGTAACCTATCTTCTACTTTTGACGATCTTGGGGTGAGTGTAAATGTCGCTTATAAAATGGCAGATATTTACGCATGGACTATTGATTTTTTTAAACTTCAAAAAGGTGATCGCTTCAAGGCGATTTATGAAGAGCGCTTTGTAAATGATACAATCCCTGCTGGTATAGGTAAAATTAAGGCAGTTCTTTTTGAACATGCCGGGCGTGAGATATATGCATTTAGATTTGCAAATGACTCTCTGGCTGGTGGTTTTGATTACTTTGATGAAAATGGAGATAACTTACGTCGTGCTTTTTTAAAAGGACCACTCAAGTTTAATAGAATATCGTCAAGGTATAACCTTAAAAGACGTATAAAGTACTATGGTTACAAGTTGCGCCCACATAAAGGAACTGATTTTGCAGGAGCTATAGGCACACCTATCCTTGCTACGGCAGATGGAGTAGTTACAAAGTCAGAGCGTCGTGGAGGTAACGGTAATTATGTAAAAATACGCCACAATGCTACTTATGATACGCAATATCTACACATGCAAAGACGAGCTGTAAAGGTAGGTCAGTCTGTACGTCAAGGAGATGTAATAGGAACTATAGGTATGACTGGAAATTCTGGTGGACCTCATGTGTGTTATCGTTTTTGGAAAAATGGAAAACAAGTTGACCCTTTTAAAGAGGACCTGCCAGCATCAAAACCATTAGATGAGCGATTAAGACCCATTTATGATAGTATACGCAAACCTCTAAGACTTCAATTAGATAACATTCCGTTTATGTCTGAAGCTGAAATGGAGTTTGCACAACAGCAAGCAGAAGAAAAACAACAACAATCTTAA
- a CDS encoding 4-hydroxyproline epimerase, protein MKHTFSCIDAHTCGNPVRLVAHGGPDLKGATMSEKRQHFLKEYDWIRKGLMFEPRGHDMMSGSILFPPHDPENDFSILFIETSGCLPMCGHGTIGTITIAIEEGIITPRVPGIIKMEAPAGLVEIEYQQTGDKVDWVRLTNVASFLAAENLTVDCPDLGEISFDVAYGGNYYAIVDSQKNFAGVHEFTAGQIIQMSQVVRERINEKYPNQFIHPENDTIRDVTHMLWTGNPIDATSDGRNAVFYGDKAIDRSPCGTGTSARLAQLYAKGKLKVGEPFVHESFIGSKFIGRVTKETMIGDQKAIVPSIQGWARIYGHNTITIDEEDPYALGFSVI, encoded by the coding sequence ATGAAGCACACTTTTAGTTGTATAGACGCACACACCTGCGGAAATCCCGTAAGACTCGTCGCTCATGGTGGGCCAGATCTAAAGGGAGCAACTATGAGCGAGAAGCGACAGCATTTTCTTAAAGAGTATGACTGGATACGCAAAGGATTGATGTTTGAACCACGCGGTCATGATATGATGAGCGGGAGCATCTTGTTTCCTCCGCATGATCCTGAAAATGATTTTTCTATTCTTTTTATAGAGACTTCAGGATGTCTGCCTATGTGTGGTCACGGAACTATCGGGACGATAACAATCGCAATAGAAGAAGGAATCATCACACCTAGAGTGCCTGGTATTATTAAAATGGAAGCCCCAGCAGGATTAGTTGAAATTGAATACCAACAAACTGGTGATAAAGTAGATTGGGTACGTCTCACTAATGTAGCCTCTTTTCTAGCTGCCGAAAATCTAACCGTCGATTGCCCAGATCTCGGCGAAATTTCGTTTGACGTTGCTTATGGAGGGAATTACTACGCAATTGTAGATTCACAAAAGAATTTTGCTGGCGTACACGAGTTTACGGCTGGTCAGATTATACAAATGAGTCAAGTAGTGCGTGAGCGTATTAATGAGAAATATCCTAATCAGTTTATCCATCCAGAAAATGATACCATAAGGGATGTAACCCATATGTTATGGACAGGTAATCCTATAGATGCAACATCTGATGGGCGCAATGCTGTTTTTTATGGAGATAAAGCAATTGATCGCAGCCCTTGTGGTACGGGAACTTCGGCTCGGCTTGCACAATTATATGCAAAAGGGAAATTGAAAGTAGGAGAACCTTTTGTACACGAAAGTTTTATAGGTTCAAAATTTATAGGTCGTGTAACAAAAGAAACAATGATAGGTGATCAAAAAGCCATTGTACCTAGCATACAAGGATGGGCAAGAATATATGGACATAATACCATTACCATAGACGAGGAAGATCCCTATGCTTTAGGGTTTTCTGTAATATAG
- a CDS encoding CCC motif membrane protein, producing the protein MQNKLPADPSALILGIVGLVIGVAGCCCYGFTAIIPLGLSIAGLVMANKSMKLYRLNPDEFSESSRSNVSIARTLNIISIILNGLFLLIVIGALAFLGVAGMTGAFDDLTNDAYSTDNNWEYEDDFNDDVFMEEEVDSISTDSIFLNEVFPERDSID; encoded by the coding sequence ATGCAAAATAAATTACCCGCAGATCCGTCTGCATTAATATTAGGAATCGTTGGCCTCGTGATAGGTGTTGCTGGTTGCTGCTGTTATGGATTTACAGCAATCATTCCACTAGGACTGAGTATCGCAGGACTTGTGATGGCAAATAAGAGCATGAAACTCTATCGCTTAAACCCAGATGAGTTTTCTGAGTCAAGCAGGAGCAACGTTTCCATAGCACGAACTCTTAATATTATTTCCATCATTTTAAATGGATTATTCTTACTTATCGTGATAGGAGCGCTTGCGTTTTTAGGAGTTGCTGGTATGACTGGAGCATTTGATGATCTTACAAATGATGCGTATAGCACAGATAACAACTGGGAGTACGAAGATGATTTTAATGATGATGTTTTTATGGAGGAGGAAGTAGACTCTATAAGTACAGATTCTATTTTCTTAAACGAGGTGTTTCCAGAAAGAGATAGTATTGATTAA
- a CDS encoding FAD-dependent oxidoreductase codes for MAKNVIIIGGGIIGLSCAYFLQKSGHQVTVIDQSKMDGGASYVNAGYMSPSHLVPLAAPGVMRQGIKWMFNKKSPLYIKPRLEADFLKWSLAFNKSCTQKHVNRAVPVMKEIAVLGRDLYHQIKQEEGFSFHLEKKGLLMLCQTEETLHHEDELVQIAIKEGLSARVITAQDVKKMMPDATLDIVGASYFECDHHSTPGEFMAEMKAHLLSKGVVIRQEEKVIDLEINNGKITSVKTDKEVLKTDEVVMAAGSWTSTLSRKLNINLLLQAGKGYRIQTTKETGITYPSILAEAKVAITPMNGFTRFAGTMEIAGINHTISKARVDAIADGVNKYFSEVHITAEEKAGATCGLRPVSADGMPYIGKSSKCKNLTIATGHAMMGWTLGPSTGKLVQEIVDEVTPSMDMAMFHPDRTF; via the coding sequence ATGGCAAAAAATGTTATCATCATAGGTGGAGGGATTATAGGGTTAAGTTGTGCATACTTTCTACAAAAGTCTGGACATCAAGTCACGGTTATAGATCAATCTAAAATGGATGGCGGCGCGAGTTATGTAAATGCTGGGTATATGTCTCCTAGTCATCTCGTACCACTGGCAGCTCCCGGAGTCATGAGGCAAGGGATAAAGTGGATGTTTAATAAAAAGAGTCCGCTGTATATTAAGCCACGTCTTGAAGCAGATTTCTTAAAATGGTCGCTAGCTTTTAATAAGTCGTGTACTCAGAAACACGTAAATAGAGCTGTTCCCGTAATGAAAGAAATTGCGGTATTGGGCCGAGATTTATATCATCAGATCAAGCAAGAAGAAGGATTTTCTTTTCACTTAGAAAAAAAGGGTTTGCTTATGCTTTGCCAGACAGAAGAAACACTTCATCACGAGGACGAACTTGTGCAAATTGCAATAAAAGAAGGGCTAAGTGCAAGAGTCATTACTGCGCAAGATGTTAAGAAGATGATGCCAGATGCTACGCTTGATATCGTGGGCGCCTCGTATTTTGAGTGTGATCATCACAGCACTCCTGGCGAATTCATGGCAGAAATGAAAGCGCATCTTTTATCAAAAGGTGTTGTCATTCGACAAGAGGAGAAAGTGATTGATTTAGAGATTAATAATGGTAAAATCACCAGTGTAAAGACAGATAAAGAAGTTCTTAAAACAGATGAGGTTGTGATGGCAGCTGGAAGTTGGACAAGTACGCTTTCGCGAAAGCTAAACATAAACCTACTCCTTCAAGCTGGAAAAGGATATCGCATCCAGACCACAAAAGAGACAGGAATTACCTACCCATCTATACTTGCAGAAGCAAAAGTGGCGATAACTCCAATGAATGGATTTACACGTTTTGCAGGAACGATGGAAATTGCTGGAATAAATCACACAATTAGTAAGGCTCGAGTAGACGCTATTGCAGATGGTGTCAATAAGTATTTTTCAGAAGTACATATTACAGCAGAAGAAAAAGCTGGTGCTACCTGTGGCTTGCGACCAGTATCTGCAGATGGGATGCCATATATAGGTAAAAGCTCAAAATGTAAAAACCTCACTATCGCTACGGGTCACGCAATGATGGGGTGGACGTTAGGACCTAGTACAGGTAAACTAGTGCAAGAAATTGTAGATGAGGTAACACCTAGTATGGATATGGCTATGTTTCATCCAGATAGAACTTTCTAA
- a CDS encoding DUF3108 domain-containing protein: MKSHNKYIPALLIMIVLLVSTAFMQAPVSNGVMKHRDTYQAGEWLKFRVHYGLLTGGYATIDIKDATYKGKPVHHIKGFGETTGIVGLAFGVEDYYESWVDKKTDLPYKFLRKIDEGGHTKNKVIEFDQVSNKAHINDIKRNKKTTIDTEPGIQDMVSAMYYLRNNLTTDELKAGDEIKLTMFFDGENYPFKMRFLERETIRTKFGKVKTLVFRPLVQSGRVFQEKESLTIWVSDDDNKIPLRIKADLSVGSLKADLDAYKGLKHPFEIVFD; this comes from the coding sequence ATGAAGTCACATAACAAATACATACCTGCCTTATTAATAATGATAGTGCTTCTTGTAAGTACTGCCTTCATGCAGGCGCCAGTAAGTAATGGTGTGATGAAACATAGGGATACTTATCAGGCTGGAGAGTGGCTTAAATTTAGAGTGCATTACGGGCTGCTTACTGGGGGTTATGCTACTATAGATATTAAAGATGCTACTTATAAAGGAAAGCCAGTGCATCACATTAAAGGTTTTGGAGAGACTACAGGTATTGTGGGTCTGGCCTTTGGGGTAGAGGATTATTATGAGAGTTGGGTAGATAAAAAGACCGATTTACCTTATAAATTTCTTCGAAAGATAGACGAAGGTGGTCACACTAAAAACAAGGTGATAGAATTTGATCAAGTGTCAAATAAAGCGCATATAAACGATATAAAGCGTAATAAGAAAACCACCATTGATACAGAGCCAGGTATTCAAGATATGGTCTCTGCAATGTATTACTTGCGTAATAATCTTACTACAGACGAGTTAAAGGCTGGAGACGAAATTAAGCTTACCATGTTTTTTGATGGAGAAAACTATCCATTTAAAATGCGTTTTCTGGAAAGAGAAACCATTCGCACTAAGTTTGGAAAGGTAAAGACATTAGTATTTAGACCACTCGTACAGTCTGGTCGTGTTTTTCAAGAAAAAGAAAGTCTTACGATATGGGTGAGTGACGATGATAATAAAATACCGCTTCGTATTAAGGCTGATTTGTCAGTAGGTTCGCTTAAAGCAGATCTAGATGCATATAAAGGACTTAAGCATCCTTTTGAGATCGTGTTTGATTAA
- a CDS encoding tryptophan 2,3-dioxygenase family protein → MKKPIQPDIEKIINQLDDKYEKIDQDLDDHLEGLLQSKPITYWDYIHTDALLSLQLPRTSMPDENVFIMYHQVNELLFKMVLWEIEQVAHHPELTVDFFSSRLGRISRYFDMLTSSFSIMQEGMDVEQYMKFRKTLTPASGFQSAQYRKIEFASTDLINLIDNRFRESIDRNTPYEHALEHLYWQAAGKDYHTGKKSYLLTAFEEKYKNDFVAFTKEYNTINLYARFKSLPQEVRENQKLRDAMRHYDYTVNVTWVMSHYHAANHYLNNGEKVVEATGGSEWTKYMHPKYQRRIFFPDVWTAEELANWGHDV, encoded by the coding sequence ATGAAAAAGCCCATTCAACCAGACATAGAAAAAATCATCAATCAGCTTGATGATAAGTATGAGAAGATAGATCAAGATCTTGATGATCATCTTGAAGGATTACTGCAAAGTAAGCCTATTACTTATTGGGACTATATCCATACAGATGCATTATTAAGTTTGCAGTTGCCACGCACGAGCATGCCAGATGAAAATGTGTTTATCATGTATCATCAGGTTAATGAGCTGCTTTTTAAAATGGTATTATGGGAGATTGAGCAAGTAGCACACCACCCTGAGCTTACCGTAGACTTTTTTAGCTCTCGCTTAGGACGTATAAGTCGGTATTTTGATATGCTCACAAGTTCTTTCTCGATTATGCAGGAAGGAATGGATGTTGAGCAGTATATGAAATTCAGAAAAACGCTGACTCCAGCTAGTGGTTTTCAAAGTGCGCAATACAGAAAAATCGAGTTTGCAAGTACAGATTTAATAAATCTTATAGATAATCGCTTTCGCGAAAGCATAGACCGCAATACTCCGTACGAACATGCGTTAGAACATCTATATTGGCAAGCCGCCGGCAAGGATTATCATACTGGTAAAAAATCTTATTTGCTCACAGCCTTTGAAGAGAAGTATAAAAACGACTTTGTAGCGTTTACAAAAGAATATAATACTATAAATTTGTACGCCCGCTTTAAAAGTTTACCTCAAGAAGTCCGTGAGAATCAAAAGTTACGTGATGCCATGCGTCACTACGATTACACAGTAAATGTCACTTGGGTTATGTCTCATTATCATGCTGCAAATCATTATTTAAATAATGGTGAGAAAGTAGTGGAGGCAACAGGCGGAAGCGAATGGACAAAATATATGCACCCTAAATACCAGCGACGTATTTTCTTTCCAGATGTCTGGACGGCAGAAGAGCTAGCAAACTGGGGGCATGATGTATAA
- a CDS encoding homogentisate 1,2-dioxygenase, translating into MPFYHKLGDIPHKRHTQFRKPDGSLYSEQLFGTIGFDGMSTNSYHVHRPTQVKEIRKQYSVKPEIAKENNMQSYRFRGFQIKPEKDYLESRKAVLTNSDCTIILAAPQERTQDYFYKNTDADELIFVHKGTGKLRTHLGNLDFKYGDYLLIPRGVIYKIDFDTDDNRLFIVESRRPIYTPKRYRNYFGQLLEHSPFCERDLRQPYELETNDEKGEFLIKVKKQDDIFEMVYASHPFDVVGYDGYNYPYAFSIHDFEPITGRIHQPPPVHQTFETDAFVICSFVPRKYDYHPLSIPAPYNHSNIDSDEVLYYVDGDFMSRTDVEAGHISLHPAGIPHGPHPGTAEKSIGKEGTEELAVMVDTFKPLMVCKDAMAIADESYYQSWLDH; encoded by the coding sequence ATGCCTTTTTATCATAAGTTGGGAGATATCCCTCATAAGCGTCACACTCAGTTTCGTAAACCAGATGGTTCCTTATATTCCGAACAATTGTTTGGTACCATAGGTTTTGACGGGATGAGCACAAATAGCTATCACGTACACAGACCTACGCAAGTAAAGGAAATACGTAAGCAATACTCTGTAAAACCAGAAATTGCAAAGGAAAATAACATGCAATCGTATCGTTTTCGTGGTTTTCAAATAAAACCAGAAAAGGATTATTTAGAAAGTAGGAAAGCCGTACTTACTAATAGTGATTGTACCATCATACTTGCAGCTCCTCAAGAACGCACACAAGATTATTTTTACAAAAACACAGATGCAGATGAACTTATATTTGTTCATAAAGGCACTGGAAAACTGCGTACACACTTAGGAAATCTTGATTTTAAATATGGAGATTACTTACTCATTCCTAGAGGAGTTATCTACAAGATAGATTTTGATACGGATGATAATAGACTCTTTATCGTAGAGTCGCGCAGACCTATTTATACTCCTAAGCGTTACCGAAATTATTTTGGTCAACTGCTGGAGCACTCTCCATTTTGTGAGCGTGACTTAAGACAGCCGTATGAGCTAGAAACTAACGATGAGAAAGGAGAGTTTCTAATCAAGGTTAAAAAGCAAGACGATATTTTTGAGATGGTATATGCTTCTCATCCTTTTGATGTGGTAGGATATGACGGCTATAACTATCCATACGCATTCTCAATTCATGATTTTGAACCTATAACTGGTCGCATCCACCAGCCGCCACCAGTGCACCAAACATTTGAAACAGATGCTTTTGTAATCTGTAGTTTTGTGCCTAGAAAATACGATTATCACCCGCTCAGTATTCCAGCACCATACAATCATAGTAATATAGATAGTGATGAGGTGTTGTATTATGTAGATGGTGATTTTATGAGCCGTACAGATGTAGAGGCTGGACATATTTCTTTACACCCAGCAGGTATTCCTCACGGTCCGCACCCAGGAACTGCAGAGAAAAGTATAGGGAAAGAGGGAACAGAAGAGCTTGCAGTGATGGTAGATACTTTTAAACCACTTATGGTTTGTAAAGACGCCATGGCAATTGCAGACGAGAGTTATTATCAAAGCTGGCTAGACCACTAA
- the hppD gene encoding 4-hydroxyphenylpyruvate dioxygenase, with protein sequence MSKDLKSVDYGLEKIFEGAQDFLPLLGTDYVEFYVGNAKQAAHFYKTAFGFQSYAYKGLETGSRDEVSYVLKQDKIRIVLTTPLNSKSPINDHIVKHGDGVKVVALWVEDARSAYEETTKRGAKSYCEPFVETDEHGETVRAGIYTYGETVHMFVERKNYKGVFLPGFRKWESDYNPEPTGLKYVDHMVGNVGWNQMNTWVKFYEEVMGFVNFLSFDDKQIHTEYSALMSKVMSNGNGRIKFPINEPAEAAKKSQIEEYLDFYEGAGVQHLALATDDIIKTVAQLKARGIEFLPPPPQTYYDDIPQRLGEHMKVMKEDIERLQELSILVDADEDGYLLQIFTKPLEDRPTLFFEIIQRMGAKGFGAGNFKALFESIEREQAQRGTL encoded by the coding sequence ATGAGCAAGGACTTAAAATCTGTAGACTACGGATTAGAAAAAATATTTGAAGGAGCGCAAGATTTTCTTCCGCTTCTAGGGACAGATTATGTGGAGTTTTATGTGGGTAATGCAAAACAAGCAGCACACTTTTATAAAACTGCTTTTGGTTTTCAATCATATGCTTATAAAGGTCTTGAGACTGGATCTCGAGATGAGGTAAGTTATGTGCTTAAGCAAGATAAAATACGCATTGTACTTACTACACCGCTTAACAGTAAGTCACCTATAAACGATCACATTGTAAAGCATGGTGATGGTGTAAAGGTGGTTGCATTATGGGTAGAAGATGCAAGAAGTGCTTATGAGGAAACTACAAAACGTGGTGCAAAATCATATTGCGAGCCTTTTGTAGAAACAGATGAGCATGGAGAGACTGTGCGCGCAGGGATTTACACCTATGGAGAGACAGTACACATGTTTGTAGAGCGTAAAAATTATAAAGGAGTGTTCTTGCCAGGTTTTAGAAAATGGGAGTCTGATTATAATCCAGAACCTACAGGTTTAAAATATGTAGATCACATGGTGGGTAATGTGGGCTGGAACCAGATGAATACATGGGTGAAGTTTTATGAAGAGGTAATGGGGTTTGTAAACTTCTTGTCTTTTGATGATAAACAAATTCACACAGAATACTCGGCACTTATGAGTAAGGTAATGAGTAACGGGAACGGTCGCATTAAATTCCCGATAAACGAACCAGCAGAGGCAGCAAAGAAATCTCAAATAGAAGAATATTTAGATTTTTATGAAGGAGCTGGTGTACAGCACCTCGCCCTTGCAACAGATGATATTATTAAGACGGTAGCACAGCTTAAGGCTCGTGGTATCGAGTTTTTACCACCACCGCCACAAACGTATTATGACGATATCCCACAAAGACTGGGTGAGCACATGAAAGTGATGAAGGAAGACATAGAACGTTTGCAAGAGCTTTCTATTCTTGTAGATGCAGATGAAGATGGATATTTACTTCAGATATTTACTAAGCCACTAGAAGATAGACCAACCTTATTTTTTGAAATCATACAACGTATGGGGGCAAAAGGATTTGGAGCAGGAAACTTTAAGGCACTTTTTGAGTCCATAGAAAGAGAGCAAGCACAGAGAGGTACTCTGTAG